The Drosophila biarmipes strain raj3 chromosome 2L, RU_DBia_V1.1, whole genome shotgun sequence genome has a window encoding:
- the LOC108032713 gene encoding zinc finger protein Noc: protein MVVLEGGGGVVTIGNNQYLQPDYLAPLPTTMDAKKSPLALLAQTCSQIGADSSAVKPLLAMDKNKTKPGACSSSSNSSSSSSSAEISAAKSPSGQAKSPKSSTPISSTATSTSLGNTSTGEIKLAFKPYETNVLSHQNQNSFKSSSSLEAEPTRPSSKNSSSAQERVPSRSKSNATPTEGNKAEVSVHESSSSRKTVSPSGSSQRGASPIVRSGMEVLNNANGTAQHPKEMSSMAAAAAAAAAAYKAAGPYGLNPLSALCCPPGMEQHANPAFRPPFAGGFSHHHAAMLAVAANGVYPGGAPGGGPAGQPNPYISYQRIKTPAGGEAIVPVCKDPYCQGCPYSAHTQQMLMGAPCPAGCTQCEHQKYGLAMASAAGLPPAHPYSQAAAAAAANAAAARSAPYVCSWVVGDAYCGKRFQTSDELFSHLRTHTGNLSDPAAAAAALAQSQAQSLLGTLFPPSALRAGYPTPPLSPMSAAAAAARYHPYAKPPPGAMGGGPSPFGAAGAFNPAAAAAAAALGPYYSPYAMYGQRMGAAHQ from the coding sequence ATGGACGCCAAAAAGAGTCCCCTGGCTCTGCTCGCACAGACCTGCTCCCAGATTGGAGCGGACTCGTCGGCGGTGAAGCCCCTGCTGGCCATGGACAAGAACAAGACAAAGCCCGGAGCCTGCTCCTCGTCGTCGAACTCGTCGAGTTCCTCGAGCAGTGCCGAGATCTCGGCCGCCAAGTCGCCCTCCGGCCAGGCCAAGTCGCCCAAGTCCAGCACACCGATCAGCTCCACGGCCACCAGCACGAGTCTGGGCAATACCAGCACCGGCGAAATCAAACTGGCCTTCAAGCCCTACGAGACCAATGTGCTGAGCCACCAGAACCAGAACTCCTTCAAGAGCAGCTCCTCGCTGGAGGCCGAGCCCACGCGTCCCAGCTCCAAGAACTCCTCCTCCGCCCAGGAGCGAGTGCCGTCGCGCAGCAAGTccaatgccacgcccacagaaGGCAACAAGGCGGAGGTCTCAGTGCACGAATCATCCTCCAGCCGGAAGACAGTCTCCCCGTCGGGCTCCTCGCAGCGCGGCGCCAGTCCCATTGTGCGCTCCGGCATGGAGGTGCTGAACAACGCCAACGGTACCGCCCAGCATCCCAAGGAGATGAGCAGCatggcagcggcggcggcggcagcagcagcggcttacAAGGCCGCCGGACCCTACGGCCTCAACCCCCTGTCCGCCCTCTGCTGTCCGCCCGGCATGGAGCAGCATGCGAATCCCGCCTTCCGGCCACCCTTTGCCGGAGGCTTCTCACACCACCACGCCGCCATGCTGGCGGTGGCAGCCAACGGAGTCTATCCGGGTGGAGCTCCCGGCGGAGGACCAGCGGGACAGCCCAATCCCTACATCAGCTACCAGCGCATCAAGACCCCGGCTGGCGGTGAAGCCATCGTGCCCGTGTGCAAGGATCCCTACTGCCAGGGTTGCCCCTACTCGGCGCACACGCAGCAGATGCTGATGGGCGCGCCCTGTCCCGCAGGTTGCACCCAGTGCGAGCACCAGAAGTACGGACTGGCCATGGCCAGTGCCGCCGGACTGCCACCAGCTCATCCCTACTCccaggcggcggcagcggcggcggccaaTGCGGCAGCAGCCCGCTCCGCCCCCTACGTCTGCAGCTGGGTGGTGGGCGATGCCTACTGCGGCAAGCGGTTCCAGACCTCCGACGAGCTCTTCTCCCACCTGCGCACCCACACCGGCAACCTCTCGGATCCGGCGGCTGCTGCCGCGGCGCTGGCCCAATCCCAGGCCCAGTCGCTGCTGGGAACCCTGTTCCCGCCATCCGCCCTGAGGGCTGGCTATCCCACGCCACCACTGAGCCCCATGTCGGCGGCGGCTGCGGCGGCGCGGTACCATCCCTATGCCAAGCCCCCGCCGGGAGCCATGGGCGGAGGACCCTCGCCCTTCGGCGCCGCTGGAGCCTTCAatcccgccgccgccgctgcggcAGCTGCTCTGGGACCCTACTACTCGCCATATGCCATGTACGGCCAGCGCATGGGTGCCGCCCATCAGTGA